The following DNA comes from Streptomyces sp. Ag109_O5-10.
TACTACGCCACCGGCCACGACGACGCCACGACCGGCCGACGGCTTGTCGCGGCTCTTCCGGTTGACCGGCCCCCTTGCGGTTCGGCAGTGCCCTCGCAGGGGCGCGGGGAACTGCGCGACCGGCCACGATGGCGCCGCGGCCGGTCGACGGTTTGTCTCGGCTCTTGCGGTCGGTCGGTCTTCTTGCGGTTCGGCAGCGCCCCCGCAGGGGCGCGGGGAACTGCGCGACCGGCCACGACGGTGCGGTGGCCGGTCGACGGTTTGTCTCGGCTCTTGCGGTCGGTCGGTCTTCTTGCGGTTCGGCAGCGCCCCCGCAGGGGCGCGGGGAACTGCGCGACAAGCCACGACGGCGCCGCGGCCGGTCGACGGCGCATCACGGCGCTTCCAGCCGACCGGCGCCCCCATCCCCGACAGAATCGGAGTCCCGGCCCCATGACCTCCCCCTCCCTCGACCGCACCGACGCGGTCACCGAACTCCGCGCCGAACTCGACGCCCTGCGTGCCGAGTTCGGCGCCCTCGCCGACCGCGCGGCGGTCGCCGAGCTGGTCGACCGCTACATCACCCTGCTGGACACCCAGGACGACCACGGCTTCGACCCCACCTGGCCGGCCACGGTCTTCACCCCGGACTGCCGCCTGGAGTTCCCGGTCGGCACCGTCGAGGGCCGCGACCGGGCCGCCGCCTTCCACCACGACCGCAAGTCCCGGTTCGCCCGCACCCACCACCTGGCCGCCAACTACGGCATCCGGGTGTCGGGGGACACCGCCCGGATCCGTGTCCACCTCCTCGCGTCCCACGTCCACCACGAGGACGGCCCGGACCCGGACGGCCGCTTCGACATCGGCGGCTACAGCGAGGGCGAGGCGTTCCGCACCCGGGACGGCTGGCGGCTGC
Coding sequences within:
- a CDS encoding nuclear transport factor 2 family protein, translating into MTSPSLDRTDAVTELRAELDALRAEFGALADRAAVAELVDRYITLLDTQDDHGFDPTWPATVFTPDCRLEFPVGTVEGRDRAAAFHHDRKSRFARTHHLAANYGIRVSGDTARIRVHLLASHVHHEDGPDPDGRFDIGGYSEGEAFRTRDGWRLHRWRFRLVWSDGAGPRPGPDPRELRSSQPRPRHPKGR